The nucleotide window CAGCGTGACCAGCATCAGGCTCGGCAGCAGGATGCTGGCCAGCGACACGACCCGCTTGCCGACCTGCTGGTCGACGGTGACCGGGACGCGGCTCTCGATGAACAGGTTCAGCAGATCGCGCTGGGTCCCGCGGATCAGCGGGGCGTTGTAGGCCTTCGGGGTCGCCTCGGCGCCGAACTCCGGCGTCTCGGCGATGTAGGACCCGACGACGTAGGCGTCCTCGTCCAGGACGTGCGCGTTGACCAGCATGCCCGACTGGGCCAGCTCGACCAGCTGGTCGTAGCGCAGCTCATCGCCGCTGACGTGCGGCCGGGACATCTCCAGGACCCCGATGTAGCAGAGGACCAGCGCGCCGAGGGCCAGCCCGATCCACAGGCCGAGCCGGTCCTTGCCGCCCTTCTCGGGCGTGCGGGTGCTAGCTGCCATCTCGCCCTCCTGCGTGCGATGCCGCCTGCAGCGTGACCCTGTCACGTCCGGCCGGCCGTCCGGCCGTCCGGCGCCGCGGTCGTACGGACAACAGCCCCACAGCCGCGACGGCCACCAGCCCGGCCAGCCACGGCAGTGCACCGCGCAGCGCCGACGGCGGCTGGAAGACCACGACCGCACGGGCCAGGTCCTGCTTGCCGGAGGCCTCGGTGCCGGCGCGGGTGTCGGTCCACACCGCCAGTGCCCGCTCGTCGCCGGAGACCAGGCCCAGCCCGCTGCCGAGGTCGGTCAGGCCGCGTTCGCTGCCCGGGCCGATCCGGGCGTCGAAGGACCGGTCGGACAGCAGCATCCGCGGGCCGAAGCTCGCGCCGCCGTCGGTCGAGGACTGCAGCGACACCTCGTTGTTCGCGTCGTCGGGGTCAACCCGCCGGTCGTAGTAGACGACGTCCAGCCTGCCGTCCGGGGCGAGCCCGAGCCGCGGCAGGTACTGCGCGGTGCCGTCCCCTTCGGGGGTGTCGTTGACCCGCCGGCCGGGACCGAAGCTCGCGCCGCCGTCGGTGGAGGTCCAGACCCGCACGTCCGGGTCACCCAGCCGGGCGTCGCTGAACGCGACGTGCACCCGCTCGCCGCCCACCGCCAGCGACGGCGCGGGCGGGATGAACACCACGAACCGCTGCGCCGGCACGACCGCGTCCTCGACCACCGTCTGCGACCAGGTGGCGCCGGCATCGGCCGAGCGGGCGAGCATCAGGGACCAGGGACCGGGGTAGGGCTCGCCACCGCGGCCTTCGTGGGCGCCTGCGTAGTCCAGCGAGTCCCGGCCGATGTCGAGGTAGAGCACGGACAGCCGGTCGCCGGCGACCGCGACCGACGGGGCCAGCACCCGCTCGCGTGAGGGCGGGCTGACCTGCTCGGGCGGGCTCCAGGTGGCGCCGCCGTCGTCGGAGCGGGCGGCCAGGATCGGATTGCCCGGCTGGGGGAAGGCGAAGGTGCCGACCTGCCCGACCTGCAGCCAGGTCAGCCACAGCCGGCCGGCCTGCTCCGGATCCGCGGCCAGTCGGGCCTGGAACGCCAACGGCCCCAGCGCCTTTCGCGGCACCGAGAACGTCTGCCCCAGGTCGGTGGAGGAGACCGTCCAGCCGGCGTTCGGGGTGTTGCCGAAGCCCTTCAGCGTGACGAAGAAGAGGTAGAGCGTCCCGTCCGGGCCGAAGCCGGCGTCCGGGGCGTAGCAGCGCTCGGGCTGCTCCTCCCCTGCCGGGAAGGGGATCGGCCGGGCCTGCCAGCTCGCGCCGCCGTCTGCCGAGGTGTGCATCGCGCAGGAGAAGACCGGCGCGTCCACCCGGTTGACCAGCGCGAGCATCCGCGGGTCGGTCGGGTGGCGCGTGACGACCGGCGAGTTGTGCGCGGAGAAGTCCTTGGCGTCCGCCGCCGACGCGTTCACCGGCAGGCCGCGGGTGACCACGGTCGCACCGGCCGCCGGGGCCGTCCCGCCGATCAGCGCCAGGCCCGCCGCGACCGTCAGCAGCCCCGCGGCCAGCATGGCGCGGACGGCGCTGGACGTCATCGGCACCCGCGGGGCAGGCAGCAGCAGCGCATGGGCCCGACGGTAGGGCCCGAAGCTGAAGATTGGCTGAAGAACGCTGACACCCGGCGCCGGGCCTGCCCCGCTGTCAGCCGTGCGCGACCGCCTGCACGATGCCGGCGCGGGCCGTCGGGTCGGCGTAGCGGCGCAGGCTGCGCAGCACGGACAGGCCGGCCAGCAGCAGTACCGGCAGGGCCAGCAACGGCGGCCACCACCAGATCCCGGCCTGGCTGGCGGCGCCGAGCAGGACGCCGACGACCGCCACCGGCACCGCCAGCCGGGCGCTGGCGACGGCCAGCGCGCCGGGTGGGGCGACGGCGTCACGGGGGCCGCGCAGCTCGGCCCGGTGCGGACGGCGTACCGACATCTTCAGCGCGCCGGCCACCACGACCGCGGTGCAGGCCAGCCCCGAGGCGACGATGGCGGCGAGTTGACTGCCGGTGGGGGAGCCCGGGCTGCGCAGCGAGCCGGCGAGGGCGGCGACGACGGTCGCGGCCAGCACCGTCTCGGCCAGCACCAGAGCCTTCGCGCGGGCGACCAGCCTCGGGTCGTGGGGGAGCGAGGCCAGCCACACCGCACCGGAACCGTCCAGGCAGAAGGCGTTCACCCCGAACAGCAGCCCGGCGCCGGCAGCCACCAGCCCCGGCAGCACGATCATCGACTCCCACGGGACCGCCGTGCCGGCCGCGATCAGCCCCGGCAGGATCGCCAGGACCAGGCCGCCCCGGCGCAGCGCCGGAGCCCGCCAGACCGAGGCCCGGTCGACCGCGACGAGCTCGCGCAGCGCGCCGGCCTTGGCGGCCCGGCGTCGTACCGGCTGGCTGTGCCGGACGTGGCCGGCGTCACCGGGACGGCGCAGCGCCCAGGCGCAGGTCCGCACCCCGGCACCCAGGCCGATCGCGGTGCCTGCGAGCAGCACCCCCGTGACCACGCCCCAGTGCACCAGCTGGCCGCCCCCGCCGGCGACGACGCCGGCCACCACGCTGCGGGTCGGGCTGGCGTCGAGCAGGTCGCGGCCGTGGCCGGTGCGGATCACCAGCACGGCGGTGCCGAGCAGGGTGATCCCGAGACCGCCGACCACCCGGCGGCCGGCCTGCGTGTGCCGCAGCCCGACGACCAGCCAGGCGAGGGTCTGCCCGGCGACGGTGAGACCGGCGACGTACGCGCCGGTGGTCACCCCGCCGCGCAGTGCGCTGCCGTCGAGGGTGAGATAGGAGGTGAGGGCGACCAGGACCAGCAGCTGGATGACCCAGACCAGGTTGAGGGGGGCCAGCAGCAGGCCACCGAGGAACTGGGTCGCCGGCCGGACCGGCAGGGCGACCAGCTGGTCGGGCGGCACCACCTCGTTGCCACCGCCGGCGGTGAGCGGCGCGATGACCGCGAGCGCTCCGAAGCCGAGGTAGGCCACCGGAGCCAGCTCGACGGCGGTGGCCAGCGCGGCCGGGTCGAGGGCGTCGCCGCTGCCGGCGACCAGGATGACCAGCCAGCCCACCACCAGCGCGGCGAGCACGATGCCGACCCGCAGCCCGGGCGAGCGGCTCATCTGCCAGCGCAGCACCAGCAACGCCTGCAGCTGGTCGAGTGCACCGGTCACGAGATGAGCGCGCGGTAGCGCGCGTCGCCGTCGGGGCCGGTGAGCTCCGCGGCCGGGGCGGCGCCCACGACCCGGCCGCCCGTGAGGACCACCGCCTCCTGGCACCCCTGCACCGCGAGCTCGAGCAGGTGCGTGCTGATCAGGACGGCCGCGCCCTGCGCGCGCGCCTCCCGCACGACCTCGAGCGTCGCGTCCACCCCCAGCGGGTCGACGCCGTCGAACGGCTCGTCGAGCAGCAGCAGTGGCGGCTCGTGGAAAGCTGCGAGGACGACCGACAGCCGGCGGCTCATGCCGTGCGAGAAGCCGGCGGTCACCCGGTCGGCGGCGTCCGCGAGGTCGAACCGGTCGAGCAGGTCACTCGCCCGGGCCCGCCAGTGGTACATGCCGCGCAGCCGGGCGGCCAGCTGCAGGTGCTCCCACGGCGTCGCCCGCGGGATGAGCCCGCCGACGTCCGGGCAGTAGCCGACCGCTGCGCGTACGCCCGCCGGGTCGTCGGCCGCCTCGATGCCGGTGACGCGCACGGTGCCGGCGCTCGGCGGCAGCACACCGGCGAGCACCCGCATCGTCGTGGACTTGCCCGCACCGTTGCGGCCGACCAGCGCGACGGAGGCGCCGGCGGCGACGGAGAGGTCGAAGCCGCCCACGGCGCGCACGGCACCGAAGTCGACGACGAGGCCGGAGGCCAGTAGGACGGGGGCCACGGTCGTCCTTTCGGGGAGCGGACCTCCAGGAGAACCCGACCTAGCCGTTACCGCCAGCGTAGAGCTCCTCGACCGCGCTGTGGTACTGCTTCATCACCACCGACCGCTTCAGCTTGAGCGACGGCGTCAACTGGCCGCCCTCCTCCGTCCAGTCCTCCGGCAGGACGGCGAACTTGCGGATCGCCTCCGCCTGCGACACCGCCTTGTTCGCCTCGTCGACCGCGCGCTGGAGCTCGGCCAGCAGGTCGGCGTCCTGGGCGAGCGTCGCCACGTCCGCGGGCTTGCCCTTGGCCGCGGCCCAGCCCGGCACCGCCTCGGCGTCGAGCGTGACCAGGCAGCCGATGAACGGGCGCTGATCGCCGACGACCATGCACTGGCTGATCAGCGGGTGGGCCCGCAGCCGGTCCTCCAGCACGGCCGGCGCGACGTTCTTGCCGGCGGCGGTGACGATCAGCTCCTTC belongs to Mycobacteriales bacterium and includes:
- a CDS encoding sialidase family protein encodes the protein MTSSAVRAMLAAGLLTVAAGLALIGGTAPAAGATVVTRGLPVNASAADAKDFSAHNSPVVTRHPTDPRMLALVNRVDAPVFSCAMHTSADGGASWQARPIPFPAGEEQPERCYAPDAGFGPDGTLYLFFVTLKGFGNTPNAGWTVSSTDLGQTFSVPRKALGPLAFQARLAADPEQAGRLWLTWLQVGQVGTFAFPQPGNPILAARSDDGGATWSPPEQVSPPSRERVLAPSVAVAGDRLSVLYLDIGRDSLDYAGAHEGRGGEPYPGPWSLMLARSADAGATWSQTVVEDAVVPAQRFVVFIPPAPSLAVGGERVHVAFSDARLGDPDVRVWTSTDGGASFGPGRRVNDTPEGDGTAQYLPRLGLAPDGRLDVVYYDRRVDPDDANNEVSLQSSTDGGASFGPRMLLSDRSFDARIGPGSERGLTDLGSGLGLVSGDERALAVWTDTRAGTEASGKQDLARAVVVFQPPSALRGALPWLAGLVAVAAVGLLSVRPRRRTAGRPAGRDRVTLQAASHAGGRDGS
- a CDS encoding ABC transporter ATP-binding protein, producing MAPVLLASGLVVDFGAVRAVGGFDLSVAAGASVALVGRNGAGKSTTMRVLAGVLPPSAGTVRVTGIEAADDPAGVRAAVGYCPDVGGLIPRATPWEHLQLAARLRGMYHWRARASDLLDRFDLADAADRVTAGFSHGMSRRLSVVLAAFHEPPLLLLDEPFDGVDPLGVDATLEVVREARAQGAAVLISTHLLELAVQGCQEAVVLTGGRVVGAAPAAELTGPDGDARYRALIS